A stretch of the Mesorhizobium huakuii genome encodes the following:
- a CDS encoding ABC transporter substrate-binding protein, whose product MKLILTGLLAGLLTATAAKADEMAFTSWGGTTQEAQTKSWAAPFEASSGIKVLQDGPTDYGKLKAMVDAGNVTWDVVDVEMDFAIKAAKDGLLEPIDYAVVPKADLDPRFSNDHAVGSFYYSFVLAWNKGAVPGEPAGWADMFDTKKFPGKRTFYKWSAPGVIEIALLADGVPADKLYPLDLDRAFKKLDTIKSDIVWWGGGAESQQLIASGEAAFGQLWNGRVFALQQDGTDVGVAWNQNLTAADVLVVPKGAKNKDSAMKFLATATSPAGQAKFAEASGYAPINTKAKAEMPADAVKALPDAHVEGQINLDMNYWAAHRDEIATRWYAWQTK is encoded by the coding sequence ATGAAACTGATTTTGACCGGCCTGCTGGCCGGGCTGCTCACGGCGACCGCCGCCAAGGCCGATGAAATGGCGTTCACCAGCTGGGGCGGCACCACGCAGGAGGCGCAGACCAAATCCTGGGCGGCCCCGTTTGAGGCCAGCTCCGGCATCAAGGTGCTGCAGGACGGACCAACCGACTATGGCAAGCTCAAGGCCATGGTCGACGCCGGCAATGTCACCTGGGATGTCGTCGACGTGGAAATGGACTTCGCCATAAAGGCCGCCAAGGACGGGCTGCTGGAGCCGATCGACTATGCGGTCGTGCCCAAGGCCGATCTCGACCCGCGCTTCAGCAATGATCATGCCGTCGGCAGCTTCTATTATTCCTTCGTGCTCGCCTGGAACAAGGGCGCCGTCCCGGGCGAACCGGCCGGCTGGGCCGACATGTTCGACACCAAGAAGTTTCCCGGCAAACGGACCTTCTACAAATGGTCGGCGCCGGGCGTCATCGAAATCGCTTTGCTGGCCGACGGTGTGCCGGCGGACAAGCTCTATCCGCTCGATCTCGACCGTGCCTTCAAGAAACTCGACACCATCAAGTCCGATATTGTCTGGTGGGGCGGCGGTGCCGAGTCGCAGCAGCTGATCGCCTCCGGCGAGGCCGCCTTCGGCCAGCTGTGGAACGGGCGTGTCTTCGCCCTCCAGCAGGATGGCACCGATGTCGGTGTCGCCTGGAACCAGAACCTCACCGCAGCCGACGTGCTCGTCGTGCCGAAGGGTGCCAAGAACAAGGACAGCGCGATGAAGTTCCTCGCCACCGCCACCAGCCCGGCGGGCCAGGCAAAATTCGCCGAGGCAAGCGGCTATGCGCCCATCAACACCAAGGCCAAGGCGGAGATGCCCGCCGATGCGGTCAAGGCCCTGCCAGATGCCCATGTCGAGGGCCAGATCAACCTCGACATGAACTACTGGGCCGCGCATCGCGATGAGATCGCCACGCGCTGGTATGCCTGGCAGACCAAGTAA
- a CDS encoding ABC transporter permease, with protein sequence MLLDYDRLGWLRVALVGFTAAVAAFLLLPVVFIVLLSFGSSRWLAFPPPGWTLKWYQQLLADPSWIDAALTSARIAAMAAILAVVIGLFASFSLVRGEFRGRQVLRGLLLTPMVLPVVVFAIAIYAFFLRIGLAGTTVGFVIAHTILALPFAIIPITAALEGFDKSIEDAAIVCGASPLQARLRITLPSIRIGIFSAAIFSFLASWDEVVVAIFMASPTLQTLPVKIWGSLRADLSPVVAAASSLLVGLTLCLMIVTALLRRKLSR encoded by the coding sequence ATGCTGCTCGACTATGACAGGCTCGGATGGCTGCGCGTGGCGCTTGTCGGCTTCACGGCGGCGGTCGCGGCTTTCCTTTTGCTGCCGGTGGTCTTCATCGTGCTCCTGTCATTCGGCTCTTCGCGCTGGCTGGCCTTCCCGCCGCCCGGCTGGACGCTGAAATGGTACCAGCAATTGCTGGCCGACCCGAGTTGGATCGATGCCGCGCTGACCAGCGCCCGAATTGCCGCCATGGCCGCCATCCTCGCCGTCGTCATCGGCCTGTTCGCCTCCTTCAGCCTGGTCAGGGGCGAGTTTCGCGGACGCCAGGTCCTGCGCGGACTGCTGTTGACGCCGATGGTGCTGCCGGTGGTCGTGTTCGCCATCGCCATCTACGCCTTCTTCCTGCGCATCGGCCTCGCCGGCACCACGGTCGGCTTCGTCATCGCCCACACCATCCTGGCACTGCCTTTCGCCATCATCCCGATCACCGCGGCGCTCGAGGGTTTTGACAAATCCATCGAGGACGCGGCCATCGTCTGCGGCGCCAGCCCGCTGCAGGCACGGTTGAGGATCACCTTGCCGTCGATCAGGATCGGGATCTTCTCGGCGGCGATCTTTTCCTTCCTGGCCTCATGGGACGAGGTCGTGGTGGCGATCTTCATGGCAAGCCCGACCTTGCAAACCTTGCCGGTGAAGATCTGGGGCAGCCTGCGCGCCGACCTCAGCCCGGTCGTTGCCGCCGCCTCCAGCCTGCTCGTCGGCCTGACGCTCTGCCTGATGATCGTGACCGCACTCCTTCGCAGAAAATTGTCCAGATGA
- a CDS encoding LLM class flavin-dependent oxidoreductase, translating into MKFSLFVHMERSDLAKPHSELVTELEELVLMAEEAGFETAWIGEHHGMEFTISPNPFINIAYLAAKTSRIRLGTGTVIAPFWHPIKLAGEAAMADVISGGRLDIGIARGAYSYEYQRIFPGLDAWGAGQRMREIIPAIRGLWDGDFELSGAFWQFPATTSSPKPLQKPYPPIWVAARDPNSHDFAVANGCKVQVTPLASGDDEVTNLMQRFNAACAAHPEIERPEIMLLMHTFVAEDAADADRLTQDLSTFYCQFGAWFQNKKPVHQGILEPLTADEIAAMPQYAPDKIRQNLVIGEADEVIARLKAYEALGYDQYSIWIDSGLSHERKTKSLQLFIDRVMPAFL; encoded by the coding sequence ATGAAATTCTCGCTCTTCGTGCATATGGAACGGTCGGACCTGGCCAAGCCGCATTCCGAGCTTGTAACCGAACTCGAAGAACTGGTCCTGATGGCCGAAGAAGCGGGCTTCGAGACCGCCTGGATCGGCGAGCATCACGGCATGGAATTCACCATCTCGCCCAATCCCTTCATCAACATCGCCTATCTCGCCGCCAAAACCAGCCGCATCCGCCTCGGCACCGGAACCGTGATCGCGCCCTTCTGGCACCCGATCAAGCTTGCCGGCGAAGCGGCGATGGCTGACGTCATCAGTGGCGGCCGGCTCGACATCGGCATCGCGCGCGGCGCCTACAGCTATGAATATCAGCGCATCTTTCCAGGCCTCGACGCCTGGGGCGCCGGCCAACGCATGCGCGAGATCATACCGGCGATCCGCGGCCTCTGGGACGGCGACTTCGAACTCTCCGGCGCGTTCTGGCAATTCCCTGCCACCACCTCCTCGCCCAAGCCGCTGCAGAAACCCTACCCGCCGATCTGGGTGGCGGCCCGCGACCCGAATTCGCACGATTTCGCCGTCGCCAATGGCTGCAAGGTCCAGGTGACGCCGCTGGCGTCCGGCGATGACGAGGTGACGAACCTGATGCAGCGTTTCAACGCCGCATGCGCCGCGCATCCCGAGATCGAACGGCCGGAAATCATGCTTTTGATGCACACCTTCGTCGCCGAGGACGCGGCCGACGCCGATCGCCTGACGCAGGACCTGTCGACTTTCTATTGCCAGTTCGGCGCCTGGTTCCAGAACAAGAAGCCGGTGCATCAAGGCATATTGGAACCGCTGACGGCGGACGAGATCGCGGCCATGCCGCAATACGCGCCCGACAAGATCAGGCAGAATCTGGTGATCGGCGAAGCCGACGAAGTCATCGCCCGGCTGAAAGCCTATGAGGCGCTCGGCTACGACCAGTATTCGATCTGGATCGACAGCGGGCTTTCGCATGAGCGCAAGACCAAATCGCTGCAACTGTTCATCGACCGGGTGATGCCGGCCTTTCTCTGA
- a CDS encoding DeoR/GlpR family DNA-binding transcription regulator, with amino-acid sequence MEQSRLSKKERHALILSEVRRSASIRISRLALRLGVAGETIRRDLIELGDAGLLNRTYGGATISLVTSEPVIAERSQTMIEERARIGRGAAGLVEKGQIVMIDGGSTTYEVARSLSQLKRELTIITNSIGVASVTGANPTFRVILCPGTYDSREASVVGEDTVEFVRRYNADIAIIGASSLSADGPSDMISGAAAVKRAMISRALSTALVVTNDKFGRNSLERVCPLGELSDIVTDREPQPALRAIIEAAGTELHVFNAD; translated from the coding sequence ATGGAGCAAAGCCGACTATCGAAGAAGGAGCGGCATGCACTCATCCTGTCGGAAGTGCGCCGCTCGGCCTCGATCCGTATCTCCAGGCTCGCTTTGCGCCTGGGTGTCGCCGGCGAAACGATCCGCCGCGACCTGATCGAGCTTGGCGATGCGGGATTGCTCAACCGTACCTATGGCGGCGCGACGATCTCGCTGGTGACATCCGAGCCGGTGATCGCCGAGCGCAGCCAGACCATGATCGAGGAGCGTGCCCGGATCGGCCGTGGCGCGGCGGGACTGGTCGAGAAAGGCCAAATCGTGATGATCGATGGCGGCTCGACAACCTACGAGGTGGCGCGCAGTCTCTCGCAGCTGAAGCGCGAGCTGACCATCATCACCAACTCCATCGGCGTGGCCTCGGTAACTGGGGCCAATCCGACCTTCCGGGTTATCCTGTGCCCCGGCACCTATGACAGCCGCGAAGCCAGCGTGGTCGGTGAGGATACGGTGGAATTCGTCAGGCGCTACAATGCCGACATTGCCATCATCGGGGCGTCGAGCCTGTCCGCGGACGGGCCTAGCGACATGATCTCGGGGGCGGCGGCGGTCAAGCGGGCGATGATCTCTCGCGCGCTGTCGACGGCGCTTGTGGTGACCAATGACAAGTTCGGCCGCAACAGCCTCGAACGCGTCTGCCCGCTCGGCGAGCTTTCCGACATCGTCACCGATCGTGAGCCGCAGCCGGCACTGCGCGCCATCATCGAAGCGGCTGGAACGGAACTTCATGTCTTCAACGCCGACTGA
- a CDS encoding NAD(P)-dependent oxidoreductase, translating to MAKVALIGASGAVGSRLLKELSDRGHTVTGITRNPEKIADLPGVTARKGDVFDKEGLAKLIHGHDVVISAVHFLDSDPDTLIAAVRASGAKRYLIVGGAGSLEVAPGKRLVDTPEFPAIYKAEAQKGADFLDTLKTVGDLDWTFLSPSAMFIPGERTGKYRLGKDTLLASDKGSSISFEDYAIVMVDEIEKPAHVRQRFTVGY from the coding sequence ATGGCAAAAGTCGCTCTCATTGGCGCATCGGGCGCTGTCGGTTCGCGCCTGCTCAAGGAACTCTCCGACCGTGGCCACACGGTCACCGGTATTACCCGCAACCCTGAAAAGATTGCCGACCTGCCTGGTGTGACGGCCAGGAAGGGCGATGTCTTCGACAAGGAAGGTCTAGCCAAGCTGATCCATGGCCATGATGTCGTGATCAGCGCCGTGCATTTCCTGGACAGCGATCCCGACACGCTGATCGCCGCGGTGCGCGCTTCGGGCGCGAAGCGCTACCTCATCGTCGGCGGCGCCGGCAGCCTTGAAGTCGCACCCGGCAAGAGGCTGGTCGATACCCCCGAATTCCCGGCAATCTACAAGGCCGAGGCACAGAAGGGCGCCGATTTCCTCGACACGTTGAAGACCGTCGGCGACCTCGACTGGACCTTCCTGTCGCCTTCCGCCATGTTCATCCCGGGCGAGCGCACCGGCAAATACCGCCTTGGCAAGGACACGCTTCTGGCGTCGGACAAGGGCAGCAGCATCTCCTTCGAGGACTATGCCATCGTCATGGTCGACGAGATCGAGAAGCCTGCCCATGTCAGGCAGCGTTTTACGGTCGGCTATTGA
- a CDS encoding aldehyde dehydrogenase codes for MTDAVFRNFIDGRFDEPSAVFDSVDPSTGAAWAKMPAASEADVDRAVEAAHRALRSDPWRTMTATARGKLLVRLGDLVAANAGRLAELETRDTGKIIRETRAQIAYVGDYYRYYGGLADKHEGAHVPIDKPDLDVTIRREPIGVVAAVVPWNSQLFLSAVKLGPALAAGCTIVLKASEDGPAPLLAFAELVQEAGFPSGVVNILTGFGQECGQRLTSHRLVSRVAFTGGPSTARAIVRNTAENLAYTTLELGGKSPVVVFADADLDSAANAVVAGIFAATGQSCVAGSRLLVERSVKDEFLGRLKRKAEAIRIGDPQDPATEMGPLATLRQRDWIEKVVAQSLAAGGMLVTGGTRPAGSGFYYAPTIIDAGGSDLPCVREELFGPVLSVLAFDTEAQALALANDTPFGLASGVFTTNLGKAHRMARDIHAGVVWVNTYRAVSPLVPFGGYGQSGLGREGGLDAIRDYTRSKSVWINTSDEPIPDPFVMR; via the coding sequence ATGACCGACGCTGTTTTCAGGAACTTCATCGACGGCCGCTTCGACGAGCCATCCGCCGTGTTCGACAGTGTCGACCCGTCGACCGGCGCGGCCTGGGCGAAGATGCCGGCGGCGAGCGAAGCCGATGTCGACCGTGCCGTCGAGGCCGCGCACCGCGCACTGCGCTCGGACCCATGGCGAACGATGACAGCCACGGCGCGTGGAAAGCTGCTGGTCAGGCTCGGCGACCTCGTCGCCGCCAATGCCGGGCGCCTTGCCGAACTCGAGACGCGCGACACCGGCAAGATCATCCGCGAGACCCGCGCCCAGATCGCCTATGTCGGCGACTACTACCGCTATTATGGCGGGCTCGCCGACAAGCACGAAGGCGCGCATGTGCCGATCGACAAGCCCGATCTCGATGTCACCATCCGTCGCGAGCCGATCGGCGTCGTTGCCGCCGTGGTGCCGTGGAATTCCCAGCTCTTCCTCTCGGCCGTCAAGCTCGGTCCGGCGCTCGCCGCCGGCTGCACCATCGTGCTCAAGGCCTCCGAGGATGGCCCGGCCCCGCTGCTCGCCTTTGCCGAACTCGTCCAGGAGGCCGGCTTTCCCTCAGGCGTCGTCAACATCCTCACCGGCTTCGGCCAGGAGTGCGGCCAGCGCCTGACCAGCCACAGGCTGGTCTCGCGCGTCGCCTTCACCGGCGGTCCGTCGACGGCGCGCGCCATCGTCAGGAACACGGCGGAGAACCTTGCCTACACCACTCTGGAACTCGGCGGCAAAAGCCCGGTCGTGGTCTTTGCCGATGCCGACCTCGACAGCGCCGCCAACGCGGTGGTCGCCGGCATTTTCGCGGCGACTGGCCAAAGCTGCGTCGCCGGATCGCGGCTGCTGGTCGAGCGTTCGGTGAAGGATGAATTCCTTGGCAGGCTGAAGCGCAAGGCCGAGGCGATACGCATCGGCGATCCGCAGGACCCGGCGACCGAAATGGGTCCGCTCGCCACGCTGCGCCAACGCGACTGGATCGAGAAGGTGGTCGCCCAGAGCCTTGCCGCGGGCGGCATGCTGGTTACCGGCGGAACACGGCCGGCGGGCAGCGGCTTCTACTACGCACCGACCATCATCGATGCCGGCGGCAGCGACTTGCCCTGCGTGCGCGAGGAACTGTTCGGGCCGGTGCTCAGCGTGCTTGCCTTCGACACCGAGGCGCAAGCGTTGGCACTCGCCAACGACACGCCCTTCGGCCTGGCTTCGGGTGTTTTCACCACCAATCTCGGCAAGGCGCACCGCATGGCGCGCGACATCCATGCCGGCGTTGTCTGGGTCAACACCTATCGCGCCGTATCGCCGCTCGTTCCCTTCGGCGGCTACGGCCAGTCCGGCCTCGGCCGCGAAGGCGGGCTCGATGCCATCAGAGATTACACGCGCTCGAAATCCGTCTGGATCAACACCTCGGACGAGCCGATCCCCGATCCCTTCGTCATGCGCTGA
- a CDS encoding ABC transporter permease has translation MQGNSLRRGSVAGLPAGSGSALPALLLVGLFFIVPVVALLLRSVIDPEPGLQNYAALFGSGTYVRVFLNTFLVAAVVTAVTIVVAFPVAWMLAIMPPALGSIVFGIIILSMWTNLLTRTYAWMVLLQRTGVINRALMGLGIIHEPLPLINNLAGVTIGMVYIMLPFMILPLVGTLRAIDPMTLRAAALCGASPFEAFRRILLPLSLPGIAAGGLMVFVMSLGYFVTPALLGGTSNMMLAEMIAQTVQSLLNWGLGSAAAFVLLVVTMALYAIQLRLVGARRAGGGI, from the coding sequence ATGCAGGGAAATTCTCTTAGACGCGGCTCCGTTGCCGGCCTGCCTGCCGGCAGCGGCAGCGCCTTGCCGGCCCTTCTCCTGGTCGGCCTGTTCTTCATCGTGCCGGTGGTCGCGCTCTTGCTGCGCAGCGTCATCGATCCTGAACCTGGCTTGCAGAACTATGCGGCACTGTTCGGTAGCGGCACCTATGTGCGGGTGTTCCTCAACACCTTCCTGGTCGCCGCCGTCGTCACTGCGGTCACCATCGTGGTGGCTTTTCCCGTGGCCTGGATGCTGGCGATCATGCCGCCCGCCCTCGGCTCGATCGTCTTCGGCATCATCATCCTGTCGATGTGGACGAACCTTCTCACCCGCACCTATGCGTGGATGGTGCTGCTGCAGCGCACCGGGGTGATCAACAGGGCACTGATGGGTTTGGGCATCATCCATGAGCCGCTGCCGCTCATCAACAATCTGGCCGGCGTCACCATCGGCATGGTCTATATCATGCTGCCCTTCATGATCCTGCCACTGGTCGGCACTTTGCGCGCCATCGACCCGATGACGCTGCGCGCCGCAGCCCTTTGCGGCGCAAGCCCGTTCGAGGCCTTCCGCCGCATCCTCTTGCCGCTGTCGCTTCCCGGCATCGCCGCCGGCGGGCTGATGGTCTTCGTCATGTCGCTTGGCTACTTCGTGACGCCTGCCCTGCTCGGCGGCACATCGAACATGATGCTGGCCGAAATGATCGCCCAGACCGTGCAGTCGCTGCTCAACTGGGGGCTCGGCAGTGCGGCTGCCTTCGTCCTGCTTGTCGTCACCATGGCGCTGTACGCGATCCAGCTTCGCCTGGTCGGCGCCAGGCGCGCCGGCGGAGGGATCTGA